One Benincasa hispida cultivar B227 chromosome 5, ASM972705v1, whole genome shotgun sequence genomic window carries:
- the LOC120077980 gene encoding pentatricopeptide repeat-containing protein At5g02860, protein MADKVALPLLLPNPPPSKPLFPVFHHHPPSPSSPTPPLTFPPPPQPPFSSSSSPIAPLLQDLLPHQHPSSTQPYLPKPTFRTRTRIGRSRDPNRGKPWSHHRLSTRGQQILDSLLNPEFDSSSLNEILLQFGDNQASPEGLNFTSESVSFDILGIIKGLVFNKKNELALRVFDFFRNREDFASILSSSVIAVIISVLGKEGRASFAASLLHELRNDGVNIDIYAYTSLITAYASNGRYREAVMVFKKLEEEGCRPTLITYNVILNVYGKMGMPWSKIAALVDSMKNSGVDPDLYTYNTLISSCRRGSLYEEAAEVFEEMKAAGFSPDKVTYNALLDVYGKSRRPKEAMEVLKEMEASGFAPSIVTYNSLISAYARDGLLDEAMELKTQMVEKGIKPDVFTYTTLLSGFEKTGKDDYAMRVFEEMRVAGCQANICTFNALIKMHGNRGNFVEMMKVFEEIKICECVPDIVTWNTLLAVFGQNGMDSEVSGVFKEMKRAGFVPERDTFNTLISAYSRCGSFDQAMAIYRRMLDAGVTPDLSTYNAVLAALARGGLWEQSEKVLAEMKDGRCKPNELTYCSLLHAYANGKEVERMSALAEEIYSGIIEPQAVLLKTLVLVYSKSDLLTETERAFLELRKQGFSPDITTLNAMVSIYGRRRMVSKTNEILNFIKDSGFTPSLTTYNSLMYMYSRTEHFEKSEDILREIIGKGVKPDIISFNTVIFAYCRNGRMKEASRIFAEMKDFGLIPDVITYNTFIASYASDSMFIEAIDVVRYMIKNGCKPNQNTYNSLVDWFCKLNRRDEASSFVSNLRNLDPHVTKEEQCRLLERLNKKWSDS, encoded by the coding sequence ATGGCGGACAAGGTTGCTCTTCCCCTCCTCCTCCCTAATCCACCGCCCTCCAAACCCCTCTTTCCCGTCTTCCACCACCACCCCCCTTCACCCTCTTCTCCGACGCCGCCACTGACCTTTCCTCCGCCCCCCCAGCCGCCGTTCTCTTCCTCATCATCCCCCATAGCCCCTCTTCTCCAAGATCTCCTTCCCCACCAACACCCCTCTTCCACTCAACCCTATCTCCCCAAACCCACTTTCAGAACCCGCACCCGAATCGGCCGCTCCCGCGACCCCAACCGCGGGAAGCCATGGTCGCACCACCGTCTCTCTACTCGAGGTCAGCAAATTCTCGATTCTTTACTCAACCCGGAATTCGATTCCTCTTCATTGAATGAGATTTTACTTCAATTTGGGGATAATCAAGCCAGTCCTGAAGGACTTAATTTCACCTCCGAGTCTGTTTCCTTCGACATTTTGGGGATAATCAAGGGCTTGGTGTTTAACAAGAAGAATGAATTAGCCTTGCGCGTGTTTGATTTTTTTCGTAATCGGGAGGATTTTGCATCTATTTTGAGTAGCTCTGTGATTGCTGTGATTATTAGTGTACTTGGTAAAGAGGGTCGGGCTTCTTTTGCGGCTTCTTTGCTTCATGAGCTTCGAAATGATGGGGTAAATATTGATATTTATGCATATACTTCTTTGATAACTGCTTATGCTAGTAATGGGAGGTATAGAGAAGCTGTGATGGTGTTTAAGAAACTTGAAGAAGAAGGCTGTAGACCAACTTTGATTACTTATAATGTTATTTTGAATGTCTATGGGAAAATGGGAATGCCTTGGAGTAAGATTGCTGCTCTTGTTGATAGTATGAAGAATTCTGGGGTTGACCCGGATTTGTATACATATAATACGCTTATTAGTAGTTGTCGTCGGGGGTCGTTGTATGAAGAAGCTGCAGAGGTTTTTGAGGAGATGAAAGCAGCTGGGTTTAGTCCTGATAAGGTTACTTACAATGCGTTGTTGGATGTGTACGGAAAGTCCCGGCGGCCTAAGGAAGCCATGGAGGTTTTGAAGGAGATGGAAGCGAGCGGGTTTGCACCTAGTATTGTCACTTACAATTCATTGATATCAGCTTATGCGCGGGATGGTTTGTTAGATGAAGCTATGGAGCTAAAAACACAAATGGTGGAGAAGGGGATTAAACCTGATGTTTTTACTTACACCACATTGTTGTCTGGTTTTGAGAAGACGGGTAAGGATGATTATGCGATGAGAGTGTTCGAGGAGATGAGAGTTGCAGGGTGCCAAGCGAATATATGTACCTTCAATGCGCTGATTAAGATGCACGGTAACAGGGGTAATTTTGTGGAGATGATGAAGGTTTTTGAAGAAATTAAGATATGTGAGTGTGTGCCTGATATTGTTACTTGGAACACTCTTTTGGCAGTGTTTGGGCAAAATGGGATGGATTCTGAAGTCTCCGGAGTATTCAAAGAGATGAAGAGGGCAGGTTTTGTCCCTGAGAGGGACACTTTTAACACTCTTATTAGTGCCTATAGCAGGTGTGGTTCTTTCGATCAAGCAATGGCTATCTATAGAAGAATGTTGGATGCCGGGGTGACTCCCGATCTTTCTACTTACAATGCTGTTTTGGCAGCCTTGGCTCGGGGAGGCCTTTGGGAGCAATCGGAGAAAGTACTTGCCGAAATGAAGGATGGTAGGTGTAAACCTAATGAGTTAACATATTGTTCTTTACTTCATGCTTATGCTAACGGCAAAGAGGTCGAGCGAATGTCTGCACTTGCTGAGGAGATCTATTCCGGCATCATTGAACCTCAAGCTGTGCTTTTGAAGACACTGGTTTTGGTTTATAGTAAAAGTGATCTTCTTACGGAGACCGAACGTGCTTTCTTGGAACTAAGGAAACAAGGTTTTTCGCCCGATATAACAACTCTAAATGCCATGGTTTCTATTTATGGTAGGAGGAGGATGGTTTCAAAAACGAACGAAATTTTGAACTTCATAAAGGATAGTGGGTTCACTCCGAGCTTGACAACATACAATAGCTTAATGTACATGTACAGCCGCACTGAGCACTTCGAGAAGTCAGAGGATATCCTGAGGGAAATtattgggaaaggagtgaagcCTGATATCATTTCATTTAACACCGTTATTTTCGCCTACTGCCGAAATGGTCGAATGAAAGAAGCCTCACGGATATTTGCAGAAATGAAGGACTTTGGGCTCATCCCTGATGTAATTACGTATAATACCTTCATTGCAAGCTATGCATCGGATTCGATGTTCATAGAGGCGATCGACGTGGTGAGGTATATGATCAAGAATGGATGTAAACCCAATCAGAACACATACAACTCTTTAGTAGATTGGTTTTGTAAACTAAATCGTCGGGACGAGGCAAGTAGTTTCGTTTCAAACCTTCGCAATCTCGACCCACATGTAACAAAAGAAGAGCAATGCAGATTGCTGGAGCGTCTTAACAAGAAATGGTCAGACTCGTAG
- the LOC120078055 gene encoding uncharacterized protein LOC120078055 isoform X2, which produces MKPSVTDTSCRPPFVNQSCCSLFAINQPHVTVSSASPRGFAIARDQCSLNSVLDSRLDECRSNYSVAIEVIATSSDSIAGVFEALSGGSKGHLVTTVIGRRVTNGTCDKAHMETEEITSA; this is translated from the exons ATGAAGCCGTCGGTCACAGACACCTCGTGTCGCCCTCCATTCGTGAACCAGTCGTGCTGCTCTCTGTTCGCAATCAACCAGCCACACGTCACTGTCTCCTCAGCATCGCCGCGTGGGTTTGCCATCGCGCGGGATCAGTGCTCTCTAAACTCTGTTTTGG ATTCAAGATTGGATGAGTGTCGAAGCAATTATTCAGTAGCTATCGAGGTGATTGCAACAAGTTCGG ATTCTATTGCTGGAGTTTTTGAAGCGTTATCCGGTGGGAGTAAAGGTCATTTG gtaacaACAGTAATAGGTCGGCGAGTGACAAATGGAACCTGTGATAAAGCCCATATGGAGACAGAAGAAATTACTTCTGCTTAG